In Macadamia integrifolia cultivar HAES 741 unplaced genomic scaffold, SCU_Mint_v3 scaffold_210A, whole genome shotgun sequence, the following are encoded in one genomic region:
- the LOC122071318 gene encoding pre-mRNA-processing-splicing factor 8A-like, with amino-acid sequence MWNNGQMAPPGAGAVPPPPAVQPSYTAPPSPAEVEAQLEEKARKWMQLNSKRYGDKRKFGFVETQKEDMPPEHVRKIIRDHGDMSSKKFRHDKRVYLGALKFIPHAVYKLLENMPMPWEQVRNVKILYHITGAITFINEIPWVVEPIYLAQWGSMWIMMRREKRDRRHFKRMRFPPFDDEEPPLDYADNLLDVDPLEPIQLEMDEEEDSAVYTWFYDHKPLVKTKLINGPSYRRWHLSLPIMATLHRLAGQLLSDLIDRNYFYLFDMESFFTAKALNMCIPGGPKFEPLYRDMEKGDEDWNEFNDINKLIIRSPLRTEYRIAFPHLYNNRPRKVKLCIYHTPMVMYIKSEDPDLPAFYYDPLIHPITTTNKERREKKLHEEEDDDDFYLPEGVEPLLESTQLYTDTTAAGISLLFAPRPFNMRSGRMRRAEDIPLVSEWYKEHCPPSYPVKVRVSYQKLLKCFVLNELHHRPPKAQKKKHLFRSLQATKFFQTTELDWAEAGLQVCKQGYNMLNLLIHRKNLNYLHLDYNFNLKPVKTLTTKERKKSRFGNAFHLCREILRLTKLVVDANIQFRLGNVDAFQLADGLQYTFSHVGQLTGMYRYKYRLMRQIRMCKDLKHLIYYRFNTGPVGKGPGCGFWAPMWRVWLFFLRGIVPLLERWLGNLLARQFEGRHSKGVAKTVTKQRVESHFDLELRAAVMHDVLDAMPEGIKQNKARTILQHLSEAWRCWKANIPWKVPGLPVPIENMILRYVKSKADWWTNVAHYNRERIRRGATVDKTVCRKNLGRLTRLWLKAEQERQHNYLKDGPYVTPEEAVAIYTTTVHWLESRKFSPIPFPPLSYKHDTKLLILALERLKESYSVAVRLNQLQREELGLIEQAYDNPHEALSRIKRHLLTQRAFKEVGIEFMDLYSYLIPVYEIEPLEKITDAYLDQYLWYEGDKRHLFPNWIKPADSEPPPLLVYKWCQGINNLQGIWDTSEGQCVVMLQTKFEKFFEKIDLTMLNRLLRLVLDHNIADYVTAKNNVVLSYKDMSHTNSYGLIRGLQFASFVVQYYGLVLDLLILGLTRASEIAGPPQMPNEFITYWDTKVETRHPIRLYSRYIDKVHILFRFTHEEARDLIQRYLTEHPDPNNENMVGYNNKKCWPRDARMRLMKHDVNLGRSVFWDMKNRLPRSITTLEWENSFVSVYSKDNPNLLFSMCGFEVRILPKIRMSQEAFSNTRDGVWNLQNEQTKERTAVAFLRVDDEHMKVFENRVRQILMSSGSTTFTKIVNKWNTALIGLMTYFREATVHTQELLDLLVKCENKIQTRIKIGLNSKMPSRFPPVIFYTPKEIGGLGMLSMGHILIPQSDLRYSQQTDVGVTHFRSGMSHEEDQLIPNLYRYIQPWESEFIDSQRVWAEYALKRQEAQSQNRRLTLEDLEDSWDRGIPRINTLFQKDRHTLAYDKGWRVRTDFKQYQVLKQNPFWWTHQRHDGKLWNLNNYRTDVIQALGGVEGILEHTLFKGTYFPTWEGLFWEKASGFEESMKYKKLTNAQRSGLNQIPNRRFTLWWSPTINRANVYVGFQVQLDLTGIFMHGKIPTLKISLIQIFRAHLWQKVHESVVMDLCQVLDQELDALEIETVQKETIHPRKSYKMNSSCADILLFAAHRWPMSKPSLVAESKDVFDQKASNKYWIDVQLRWGDYDSHDIERYTRAKFMDYTTDNMSIYPSPTGVMIGLDLAYNLQSAFGNWFPGSKPLLAQAMNKIMKSNPALYVLRERIRKGLQLYSSEPTEPYLSSQNYGEIFSNQIIWFVDDTNVYRVTIHKTFEGNLTTKPINGAIFIFNPRTGQLFLKVIHTSVWAGQKRLGQLAKWKTAEEVAALVRSLPVEEQPKQIIVTRKGMLDPLEVHLLDFPNIVIKGSELQLPFQACLKIEKFGDLILKATEPQMVLFNIYDDWLKSISSYTAFSRLILILRALHVNNEKAKMLLKPDKTIVTEPHHIWPSLSDDQWMKVEVALRDLILSDYAKKNNVNTSALTQSEIRDIILGAEITPPSQQRQQIAEIEKQAKEASQLTAVTTRTTNVHGDELIVTTTSPYEQAAFGSKTDWRVRAISATNLYLRVNHIYVNSEDIKETGYTYIMPKNILKKFICIADLRTQIAGYLYGISPPDNPQVKEIRCIAMPPQWGTHQQVHLPSALPEHDFVNDLEPLGWMHTQPNELPQLSPQDLTTHARILENNKQWDGEKCIILTCSFTPGSCSLTAYKLTPTGYEWGRVNKDTGSNPHGYLPTHYEKVQMLLSDRFLGFYMIPDNGPWNYNFMGVKHTLSMKYGVKLGAPREYYHEDHRPTHFLEFSNLEEGETAEGDREDTFT; translated from the exons ATGTGGAATAATGGGCAGATGGCTCCTCCCGGAGCTGGGGCTGTACCTCCACCACCGGCGGTGCAGCCATCTTACACCGCCCCACCCTCGCCCGCAGAGGTGGAGGCACAGCTTGAAGAGAAGGCTAGGAAATGGATGCAGCTTAATTCGAAGCGTTATGGTGATAAGAGGAAGTTCGGGTTTGTAGAAACGCAGAAGGAGGACATGCCCCCCGAGCATGTGAGAAAGATCATAAG GGACCATGGAGACATGTCTTCGAAGAAATTTCGTCACGATAAACGTGTTTATCTTGGAGCCCTGAAATTCATTCCACATGCAGTATACAAGCTTCTTGAGAATATGCCAATGCCTTGGGAACAA GTCCGCAATGTGAAAATTTTATATCACATTACTGGAGCAATCACATTTATCAATGAAATTCCATGGGTTGTTGAACCTATATATTTAGCTCAG TGGGGTTCAATGTGGATCATGATgcgaagagagaaaagggatcGCCGGCACTTTAAGAGAATGAGGTTTCCACCATTTGATGATGAGGAACCTCCATTGGATTATGCAGACAATTTATTAGATGTGGATCCACTGGAGCCTATACAACTAGAGatggacgaagaagaagattctgCCGTTTACACTTGGTTCTATGATCATAAGCCTCTCGTGAAAACCAAACTTATCAATGGTCCCAGCTACAGGAGATGGCATTTGTCTCTACCAATCATGGCTACTCTTCACCGGCTTGCTGGGCAATTACTTTCTGATCTGATTGATCGTAACTATTTTTACTTGTTTGACATGGAGTCATTCTTCACAGCAAAAGCATTAAATATGTGCATACCTG GTGGACCCAAGTTTGAGCCTTTGTATCGTGACATGGAGAAAGGAGATGAGGACTGGAATGAGTTCAATGATATAAACAAACTCATCATCCGTTCACCACTCAGGACAGAATATAGAATTGCATTTCCTCATCTTTATAACAATAGGCCCAGAAAAGTAAAGCTTTGTATATATCACACTCCTATGGTAATGTACATAAAATCAGAGGATCCTGATTTACCTGCATTTTATTACGACCCTTTGATCCACCCAATAACCACTACCAACAAGGAGCGCCGTGAGAAGAAACTTCAtgaggaggaagatgatgatgatttttATCTGCCAGAGGGGGTTGAGCCTTTGCTTGAAAGTACTCAGCTCTATACTGATACTACAGCTGCTGGCATTTCATTATTGTTTGCTCCTCGTCCTTTTAACATGAGATCTGGTCGAATGCGAAGGGCAGAAGATATACCACTTGTGTCAGAGTGGTATAAAGAGCACTG TCCTCCATCATATCCTGTGAAAGTGCGTGTCAGTTACCAGAAGCTATTGAAATGTTTTGTGCtgaatgaactgcatcacagaCCTCCCAAGGCTCAGAAAAAGAAGCACTTGTTTCGGTCTCTCCAAGCTACTAAGTTTTTCCAAACCACAGAATTGGATTGGGCTGAAGCTGGTCTCCAAGTTTGCAAGCAAGGGTACAACATGCTGAATCTGTTGATACACAGAAAAAATCTGAATTATCTCCATCTCGATTATAATTTTAATCTGAAACCTGTAAAGACTCTGACCACAAAGGAGCGTAAGAAGTCACGTTTTGGTAATGCTTTTCATCTATGCCGGGAAATCTTGCGATTGACCAAGCTAGTAGTAGATGCCAACATCCAGTTCCGCTTGGGGAATGTTGATGCCTTTCAATTGGCAGATGGTTTGCAGTATACATTTTCACACGTTGGCCAGTTGActggtatgtaccgatacaaaTATAGGCTTATGAGACAGATCAGAATGTGTAAAGACTTGAAGCACTTGATTTATTATCGCTTCAATACGGGCCCTGTGGGTAAGGGACCTGGATGTGGTTTCTGGGCACCAATGTGGCGGGTGTGGTTGTTCTTCCTACGTGGTATTGTGCCTTTGCTGGAAAGGTGGTTGGGTAATTTACTTGCGCGGCAGTTTGAAGGGCGCCATTCAAAAGGAGTTGCAAAGACTGTCACTAAGCAACGTGTTGAAAGCCATTTTGACTTGGAACTTCGGGCTGCTGTTATGCATGATGTTCTTGATGCAATGCCAG AGGGCATTAAGCAGAACAAAGCAAGGACTATCTTGCAGCATCTCAGTGAAGCATGGCGCTGTTGGAAAGCGAACATACCTTGGAAG gtgCCTGGTCTGCCAGTTCCCATTGAGAACATGATTCTTCGCTATGTTAAGTCAAAAGCTGACTGGTGGACAAATGTCGCTCACTATAACCGTGAACGTATAAGAAGGGGTGCAACAGTTGATAAAACAGTTTGCCGAAAGAATCTTGGAAGATTGACGCGCTTGTGGCTGAAGGCAGAACAG GAACGACAACACAATTATTTGAAGGATGGTCCATATGTCACACCAGAAGAAGCTGTTGCTATTTACACCACCACTGTGCACTGGTTGGAATCGAGAAAGTTTTCGCCCATCCCTTTCCCCCCATTGTCCTACAAGCATGATACAAAGCTTCTTATCCTTGCACTTGAGAGGCTTAAAGAATCTTATAGCGTAGCTGTGAGATTAAATCAGCTGCAAAGGGAAGAGCTGGGGCTCATCGAACAAGCATATGACAATCCACATGAGGCATTATCACGAATAAAGCGTCACCTTCTTACACAGCGAGCATTCAAGGAG GTTGGTATTGAGTTTATGGATCTTTATAGCTATTTGATACCTGTCTATGAGATTGAGCCTCTTGAGAAGATCACAGATGCATACCTTGACCAATATCTATGGTATGAAGGAGACAAGCGCCATCTCTTCCCCAATTGGATTAAGCCTGCAGATTCAGAGCCACCTCCACTTTTAGTCTATAAATGGTGTCAAGGTATAAATAATTTGCAAGGTATATGGGACACGAGTGAGGGACAATGTGTTGTGATGCTTCAGACGAAGTTTGAGAAGTTCTTTGAGAAGATTGACCTCACAATGCTAAACAG GCTTCTCCGATTGGTTCTTGACCACAACATTGCAGATTATGTGACTGCTAAAAACAATGTTGTTTTGTCTTACAAGGATATGAGTCACACAAATTCATATGGTTTAATTCGGGGTCTGCAGTTTGCGTCATTTGTTGTTCAGTATTATGGACTGGTCCTTGATCTATTGATTCTTGGTTTGACTCGAGCCAGTGAAATTGCGGGACCCCCGCAGATGCCAAATGAGTTCATTACATATTGGGACACCAAAGTGGAAACAAGGCACCCAATTCGGTTGTACTCACGGTACATAGACAAGGTGCATATATTGTTCCGCTTCACCCATGAGGAGGCACGGGACCTTATCCAGAGATATCTTACAGAACATCCAGACCCGAACAATGAGAATATGGTTggatataacaataaaaaatgttGGCCTAGAGATGCAAGAATGAGGCTTATGAAACATGATG TGAATCTAGGGAGAAGTGTTTTTTGGGACATGAAGAACCGACTTCCTCGGAGTATCACGACATTAGAGTGGGAAAACAGTTTTGTTTCTGTTTATAGCAAGGACAATCCAAACTTGCTTTTCAGCAT GTGTGGATTTGAAGTTCGGATTTTACCGAAGATAAGAATGAGTCAAGAGGCTTTCAGCAACACAAGAGATGGGGTTTGGAATTTGCAGAATGAACAGACCAAAGAGAGAACTGCAGTAGCATTCCTAAGGGTTGATGATGAGCACATGAAGGTGTTTGAAAATCGTGTGAGGCAGATTCTTATGTCATCTGGGTCAACAACATTTACGAAAATTGTCAACAAGTGGAATACTGCCCTTATTG gCCTCATGACATATTTCCGTGAAGCAACTGTACATACCCAGGAGCTTCTTGATTTGCTGGTCAAatgtgaaaataaaattcaaacccGTATCAAGATTGGATTGAACTCGAAAATGCCTAGCAG ATTTCCTCCCGTCATATTCTACACCCCTAAGGAAATTGGAGGACTTGGCATGCTATCGATGGGTCACATATTGATTCCACAGAGTGATCTTCGGTACAGCCAGCAAACAGATGTGGGTGTCACTCATTTTCGGAGTGGTATGAGTCATGAAGAGGACCAGCTCATTCCTAATCTTTATCGCTACATACAG CCATGGGAGAGTGAGTTTATAGACTCACAACGTGTTTGGGCTGAGTATGCACTGAAGCGACAGGAAGCGCAGTCTCAAAACAGGCGCTTAACCCTTGAGGATCTGGAG GATTCTTGGGATAGGGGGATACCTCGAATCAATACTTTGTTTCAAAAAGATCGGCACACTTTGGCATATGACAAAGGATGGAGAGTACGAACAGATTTTAAGCAGTATCAAGTTCTGAAACAGAATCCATTTTGGTGGACACACCAGAGGCATGATGGAAAACTATGGAACTTGAACAACTACAGAACCGATGTCATCCAAGCTCTTGGAGGAGTTGAGGGAATTCTTGAGCATACCTTGTTTAAAGGAACATA CTTTCCAACTTGGGAAGGTCTTTTCTGGGAGAAGGCATCTGGTTTTGAGGAGTCCATGAAGTATAAGAAGCTGACAAATGCACAAAGATCTGGGCTTAACCAAATCCCCAACCGTAGGTTTACACTTTGGTGGTCACCTACTATTAATCGTGCCAACGTTTATGTGGGCTTCCAAGTTCAATTAGATCTGACGGGAATATTTATGCACGGGAAGATTCCAACATTAAAGATATCGTTGATCCAAATTTTCCGTGCTCATTTATGGCAGAAAGTACATGAGAGTGTGGTCATGGATCTATGTCAGGTCTTGGATCAAGAGTTGGATGCTCTAGAAATTGAAACTGTGCAGAAGGAGACGATCCATCCTAGGAAGAGTTACAAAATGAACAGCTCTTGTGCTGACATTCTTCTCTTTGCTGCCCATAGGTGGCCTATGTCAAAGCCTAGTCTGGTAGCGGAGTCAAAGGATGTGTTTGATCAGAAAGCAAGCAATAAGTACTGGATAGATGTACAACTTCGTTGGGGTGACTATGATTCTCATGATATTGAGCGTTATACCCGAGCAAAGTTTATGGATTATACTACTGATAATATGTCCATCTATCCATCTCCAACTG GGGTAATGATTGGGCTTGATCTGGCTTACAACTTGCAATCTGCTTTTGGGAATTGGTTCCCAGGGTCAAAACCGTTGCTTGCTCAGGCAATGAACAAAATAATGAAG TCAAATCCGGCTTTATATGTTCTGAGGGAACGTATAAGGAAAGGTTTGCAGTTGTATTCTTCTGAGCCTACAGAACCATATCTATCATCTCAAAATTATGGAGAGATCTTCAGCAATCAAATAATATGGTTTGTTGATGACACAAATGTGTACCGTGTTACAATCCACAAGACCTTTGAAGGGAATTTGACAACAAAACCTATCAATGGTGCCATCTTTATTTTCAATCCAAGGACGGGCCAGCTCTTTTTAAAG GTTATCCACACAAGTGTGTGGGCAGGACAAAAGCGTCTTGGTCAGCTGGCGAAGTGGAAAACAGCAGAAGAAGTAGCTGCTCTGGTTCGGTCTTTGCCTGTTGAGGAGCAGCCAAAGCAAATTATTGTGACCCGCAAAGGAATGCTGGATCCTTTGGAGGTCCACTTGCTTGATTTTCCAAACATTGTAATCAAAGGAAGTGAATTGCAGCTGCCGTTCCAGGCATGCTTAAAGATAGAAAAATTCggtgatttgattttgaaggCTACAGAGCCTCAAATGGTCTTATTCAACATTTATGATGATTGGTTGAAGAGTATATCATCTTACACTGCATTCTCCCGTCTCATTCTGATTTTGCGCGCGCTTCATGTAAACAATGAGAAGGCAAAAATGTTGCTGAAGCCTGACAAGACAATCGTCACTGAACCACATCACATCTGGCCTTCCCTCTCAGATGATCAGTGGATGAAG GTTGAGGTTGCTTTGAGAGATCTTATACTCTCGGACTATGCCAAGAAGAATAATGTGAATACATCAGCATTGACTCAGTCTGAGATCCGCGATATCATACTTGGGGCTGAAATAACTCCCCCTTCACAACAGAGACAGCAGATAGCAGAAATTGAAAAGCAG GCAAAAGAAGCAAGCCAGTTgacagcagtcacaacaaggaCGACTAATGTTCATGGTGATGAACTCATTGTGACCACCACAAGTCCCTATGAACAGGCAGCATTTGGGTCCAAAACTGATTGGCGAGTGAGAGCTATCTCAGCTACAAATTTGTATCTCCGAGTCAATCACATATATGTGAACTCAGAGGACATCAAG GAGACTGGCTACACGTACATCATGCCCAAAAACATCTTGAAGAAGTTCATCTGCATAGCAGATCTGCGTACTCAAATTGCTGGTTATCTTTATGGAATAAGTCCCCCAGACAATCCTCAAGTTAAGGAGATACGCTGTATTGCCATGCCACCACAGTGGGGGACTCACCAGCAAGTTCATCTCCCATCTGCCCTCCCCGAACATGACTTTGTAAATGATCTGGAGCCATTGGGATGGATGCATACTCAGCCAAATGAGCTGCCTCAGCTGTCACCACAG GATCTCACTACGCATGCCCGAATTCTGGAGAACAATAAGCAATGGGACGGGGAGAAGTGCATTATTCTAACGTGCAGTTTTACCCCAGGGTCTTGCTCATTGACTGCGTATAAGCTTACACCCACAGGTTATGAGTGGGGCCGAGTAAACAAGGACACTGGAAGCAATCCTCATGGTTACCTGCCTACTCATTATGAGAAGGTTCAGATGCTTCTCAGCGACCGCTTCTTAGGTTTCTACATG ATTCCTGACAATGGTCCATGGAATTACAACTTCATGGGGGTGAAGCACACGCTGAGCATGAAGTATGGGGTCAAGCTTGGAGCGCCTAGAGAGTATTATCACGAGGATCACAGGCCCACACATTTTCTGGAGTTCAGCAACTTGGAGGAGGGAGAGACTGCTGAGGGAGACAGGGAAGATACATTCACGTAG